In Holophagaceae bacterium, one DNA window encodes the following:
- the lepB gene encoding signal peptidase I, with amino-acid sequence MADDTKQSRELPVGVAKGAIRDNLEVACFAVLLIIFFKTFVGQQFTIPSASMRNTMMIGDHLLANKFIFATPQWDWEAKLFPMRRVDRGDIIVFRYPMDRNMDYVKRCVALPGDKLEVRRKHLYVNGKLITGQFEHHILNLDDGPVNGPWAEGANVGPLEPEPSAGIWPFLDPEIVKVDMQGHAQTSGFRDNLGPITVPQGCIFGMGDNRDNSADSRYWGFIPIEQLRGRPFLVWWSFREGGNDDTGAREVKGPTDVLKNFADGAQHFFQWTRWERTGTIPR; translated from the coding sequence ATGGCGGACGATACCAAGCAATCTCGCGAGCTGCCCGTGGGCGTGGCCAAGGGCGCGATCCGGGACAATCTGGAAGTGGCCTGCTTCGCGGTGCTGCTGATCATCTTTTTCAAGACCTTCGTGGGCCAGCAGTTCACGATCCCGTCAGCGTCCATGCGGAACACCATGATGATCGGGGATCATCTGCTGGCCAACAAATTCATCTTCGCCACGCCGCAGTGGGACTGGGAAGCCAAGCTGTTTCCCATGCGCAGAGTGGACCGCGGCGACATCATCGTCTTCCGCTATCCCATGGACCGGAACATGGACTACGTGAAGCGCTGCGTCGCGCTGCCCGGCGACAAACTGGAGGTGCGCCGGAAGCACCTGTACGTGAACGGCAAGCTCATCACGGGCCAGTTCGAGCATCACATCTTGAACTTGGACGACGGCCCGGTGAACGGCCCCTGGGCCGAGGGCGCCAACGTGGGCCCCCTGGAACCGGAGCCTTCCGCAGGCATCTGGCCCTTCCTGGATCCCGAGATCGTCAAGGTGGACATGCAGGGCCACGCGCAGACCTCCGGCTTCCGCGACAACCTGGGCCCCATCACCGTGCCGCAGGGCTGCATCTTCGGCATGGGTGACAACCGCGACAATTCCGCGGACAGCCGCTATTGGGGGTTCATCCCGATCGAGCAGCTGCGGGGACGGCCATTCCTGGTGTGGTGGAGCTTCCGCGAAGGCGGCAATGACGATACCGGGGCCCGCGAGGTGAAGGGACCCACGGACGTGCTGAAAAATTTCGCGGATGGCGCCCAGCACTTCTTCCAATGGACCCGGTGGGAGCGCACGGGCACGATCCCCCGCTGA
- the glpX gene encoding class II fructose-bisphosphatase — protein MEQTLSLEFLRVVEEAAIACARSIGHGRRKHSDKLAVEAMRHTMESVRMDGTIVIGEGERDEAPMLFIGEKVGMGAGHVPVDIAVDPLEGTNLCATGAANAIAVLAASDKGGLLHAPDLYMQKLVVGPASKGKVHLDAPVAENLAAIAKALDRKIGDLTVTVLDRPRHEQLIADIRAAGARIQLIGDGDLSAAISAAVSGTGIHAVMGIGGAPEGVISAAALKCLNGEIQARLVVDTNTASRENAEKMGVDFDRIYKTEDLAPGKHIVFAACGVTSGNLLKGVQFFGHGTRTSSLVLTYESGLVRFIDTVYKHQGENITVRF, from the coding sequence ATGGAACAAACACTCAGCCTTGAATTCCTCCGCGTGGTGGAGGAGGCGGCCATCGCCTGCGCCCGCAGCATCGGGCACGGCCGCCGCAAGCACTCGGACAAGCTCGCGGTGGAGGCCATGCGCCACACCATGGAATCCGTCCGCATGGACGGCACCATCGTCATCGGCGAAGGGGAGCGGGACGAGGCCCCCATGCTGTTCATCGGCGAGAAGGTGGGCATGGGCGCCGGGCATGTGCCGGTGGATATCGCGGTGGACCCCCTGGAGGGCACCAACCTCTGCGCCACCGGCGCCGCCAACGCCATCGCGGTGCTGGCGGCATCGGACAAGGGCGGCCTGCTCCACGCGCCTGATCTCTACATGCAGAAACTCGTGGTCGGCCCGGCTTCCAAGGGCAAGGTGCATCTCGATGCGCCGGTAGCGGAAAACCTAGCCGCCATCGCCAAGGCGCTGGACCGGAAGATCGGCGATCTCACGGTGACGGTGCTGGACCGGCCCCGGCATGAGCAGCTCATCGCGGACATCCGCGCGGCGGGCGCCCGCATCCAGCTCATCGGCGATGGCGACCTGAGCGCGGCCATCAGCGCGGCGGTGAGCGGGACGGGAATCCATGCGGTCATGGGCATCGGCGGCGCGCCGGAAGGCGTAATTTCCGCTGCGGCCCTGAAATGCCTCAATGGCGAGATCCAAGCGCGGCTGGTGGTGGATACCAACACCGCATCCCGGGAGAACGCGGAAAAAATGGGTGTGGACTTCGACCGCATCTACAAGACCGAAGATCTCGCGCCCGGCAAACACATCGTCTTCGCCGCCTGCGGCGTGACCTCCGGAAACCTGCTCAAAGGCGTGCAGTTCTTCGGCCACGGCACCCGCACCAGCTCGCTCGTCCTGACCTATGAATCAGGCCTGGTGAGGTTCATCGACACCGTGTACAAGCACCAGGGCGAAAACATCACCGTGCGGTTCTGA
- a CDS encoding divergent polysaccharide deacetylase family protein codes for MARRKSAGPSTQALLGLGALMLLAGLGLGLLLSQTSCERKQRPAPAKTEPEPGPTRTPKNPPRPNEPAKPVGAKQQPESRLPRFALVVDDLGYAAPELVTRLCAQPIPFSVAVLPYQEFTRESANIAFEKGKEVMLHLPMEPIGFPKSNPGPDAVMFNLTEKEIRERVRKALDDIPHRTGVNNHMGSRITPDKPRMTWVLQEIKARRAFFVDSRTEKESVAFDVAKELGVQSVQRKVFLDDDKAFAAMEKEWDRALAIAKKEGEVLIIAHIYPETVEALEKLVPRTKGEVKFVKAGALAK; via the coding sequence ATGGCCCGCCGGAAAAGCGCTGGTCCATCCACTCAAGCCCTGCTGGGCCTGGGCGCCCTCATGCTGCTTGCGGGCCTGGGGCTGGGCCTGCTCCTGAGCCAGACGAGCTGCGAACGGAAACAAAGGCCCGCTCCGGCCAAGACTGAACCGGAACCGGGGCCCACCCGCACGCCCAAAAACCCGCCAAGGCCCAACGAGCCTGCAAAGCCGGTGGGCGCGAAACAGCAGCCGGAATCCAGGCTGCCGAGGTTCGCGCTGGTGGTGGACGACCTCGGCTACGCCGCGCCGGAGCTGGTGACGCGGCTTTGCGCCCAGCCCATCCCGTTCAGCGTGGCGGTGCTCCCGTATCAGGAATTCACCCGGGAGAGCGCCAACATCGCCTTTGAAAAAGGCAAGGAGGTGATGCTGCACTTGCCCATGGAGCCCATCGGCTTCCCCAAGTCGAATCCCGGCCCCGATGCGGTGATGTTCAATCTGACCGAGAAGGAAATCCGGGAACGGGTCCGCAAGGCGCTGGATGACATCCCCCATCGCACCGGCGTCAACAACCACATGGGCAGCCGCATCACGCCGGACAAGCCGCGGATGACGTGGGTGCTCCAGGAAATCAAGGCCCGCCGCGCCTTCTTCGTGGACAGCCGCACCGAAAAAGAGAGCGTGGCCTTCGATGTGGCCAAGGAACTGGGTGTCCAATCCGTGCAGCGCAAGGTCTTCCTGGATGACGACAAGGCCTTCGCGGCGATGGAAAAGGAGTGGGACCGGGCCTTGGCGATCGCGAAAAAAGAAGGCGAAGTCCTGATCATCGCCCACATCTACCCCGAAACCGTGGAAGCCCTTGAAAAGCTGGTGCCGCGCACCAAGGGCGAAGTGAAATTCGTCAAGGCCGGGGCGCTGGCGAAATAG
- a CDS encoding divalent-cation tolerance protein CutA — protein MTDACTIITTCGSEEAALTIAAALVDQGFAACVSILPNVKSYYNFKGETHLDEEVMLMIKTTTELFPKVSEIITDLHTYEVPEILMLPVQEGSGPFLEWIRDSVRRLV, from the coding sequence ATGACAGACGCCTGCACCATCATCACAACCTGCGGCAGCGAGGAGGCGGCACTCACCATCGCGGCGGCACTGGTGGACCAGGGCTTCGCCGCCTGCGTGAGCATCCTGCCGAACGTGAAGAGCTACTACAACTTCAAAGGCGAGACCCATCTAGATGAAGAGGTCATGCTGATGATCAAGACCACCACCGAGCTCTTTCCAAAGGTGTCTGAGATCATCACGGACCTGCACACCTACGAAGTGCCGGAAATATTGATGCTGCCCGTGCAGGAAGGCAGCGGGCCCTTCCTCGAGTGGATCCGCGACAGCGTGCGGCGCCTGGTTTAG
- a CDS encoding PDZ domain-containing protein, whose amino-acid sequence MHQRTWLSLISLPIVATFTYPLIQQAPSKPAAEARAQDPLAGLADIQDVLGLVRDNYVDRPDMEKVISGGIQAVLERAHPLNAYLTPEDLRLPEPGPADLGIRLVKRGIYAQVVAVRPGGPGDKAGLQVGDVVRKIDKESVGPLSAWALERSLRGAAGTSVSLLRYATSEAQLKTVSVTRELPGQAQITLQKGGQAHMASLPDLLPGRAPELKSALSALDRKLPLILDLRRCSEGSLDEAALVAGLFAAGGTFVTIQEHGQKDRIVEFKSAGEAPFAKVILLVGPSTLGPAEALASTLKKAGDPTFGERTPGLGVERTRLLLRQGGAVELVSRRWIGAGGEKLDRAGIVPDHVLKGLKPDEDPIPKILAGLNEKPTPKDDSQNAA is encoded by the coding sequence ATGCATCAGCGCACCTGGCTCTCCCTGATCTCGCTGCCCATCGTGGCCACGTTCACCTACCCGCTCATCCAGCAGGCGCCCAGCAAACCCGCCGCCGAAGCGCGGGCCCAGGATCCCCTGGCTGGGCTTGCGGACATCCAGGATGTGCTGGGCCTGGTGCGGGACAACTACGTGGATCGCCCGGATATGGAAAAGGTCATTTCCGGCGGCATCCAGGCTGTGCTGGAACGGGCCCATCCCCTGAATGCCTACCTGACCCCGGAGGACCTGAGATTGCCGGAACCCGGCCCGGCGGACCTCGGCATCCGGCTGGTGAAACGCGGCATCTACGCTCAGGTAGTGGCGGTGCGGCCCGGCGGCCCCGGCGACAAGGCCGGCCTCCAGGTGGGGGATGTGGTCCGGAAGATCGACAAGGAATCCGTCGGACCGCTCAGCGCCTGGGCCCTGGAGCGCAGTCTCCGCGGGGCCGCGGGAACCTCCGTGAGCCTGCTCCGATATGCCACCAGCGAAGCCCAGCTCAAGACCGTGAGCGTCACTCGCGAGCTGCCCGGGCAGGCGCAGATTACGCTGCAGAAAGGCGGCCAGGCGCATATGGCCAGCCTCCCGGATCTCCTGCCGGGCCGCGCGCCTGAATTGAAGTCCGCGCTGTCCGCGTTGGACCGCAAGCTGCCGCTGATCCTGGACCTTCGCCGGTGCTCGGAGGGCAGCCTGGACGAGGCGGCCTTGGTGGCGGGGCTCTTCGCAGCGGGCGGGACTTTCGTGACCATCCAGGAGCACGGCCAGAAGGATCGCATTGTGGAGTTCAAGAGTGCGGGCGAGGCCCCGTTCGCCAAGGTCATCCTGCTCGTCGGCCCCAGCACCCTGGGCCCCGCCGAGGCGCTGGCCTCCACCCTCAAGAAGGCGGGAGATCCCACCTTTGGCGAGCGGACGCCGGGCCTCGGCGTCGAGCGGACCCGGCTGCTGCTGCGGCAGGGCGGGGCGGTGGAACTGGTGTCCAGGCGTTGGATCGGCGCCGGAGGCGAGAAACTGGATCGCGCTGGCATCGTCCCCGACCACGTGTTGAAGGGGCTGAAGCCCGATGAGGATCCGATCCCCAAGATCCTGGCGGGCTTGAACGAGAAGCCCACGCCCAAGGACGATAGCCAGAACGCGGCCTGA
- a CDS encoding DUF4442 domain-containing protein has translation MSESWRTRWFRWTMNFWPCYRGSGGRITYIAGDWKEVRVRLRLSLRTRNYVGSIFGGSLYACVDPIYMLMLIKCLGPGYVVWDKAASIRFRRPGRGTLTAAFRLGDAELDEIRRLLESEPKLDRSYRVELVDANGTVHAEIDKVIHISKKPES, from the coding sequence GTGAGCGAATCCTGGCGAACGCGGTGGTTCCGCTGGACCATGAATTTCTGGCCCTGCTACCGGGGTTCCGGCGGGCGCATCACCTACATCGCCGGGGATTGGAAGGAAGTGCGCGTGCGGCTGCGGCTTTCTTTGCGCACCCGCAACTACGTGGGGAGCATCTTCGGCGGCAGCCTCTATGCTTGCGTGGACCCGATCTACATGCTCATGCTCATCAAGTGCCTGGGGCCCGGCTACGTGGTGTGGGACAAGGCGGCCTCCATCCGCTTCCGCAGGCCTGGCCGCGGCACGCTGACCGCGGCGTTCAGGCTCGGTGATGCCGAGCTGGACGAGATCCGGAGGCTGCTCGAATCCGAACCCAAACTGGACAGGTCCTACCGCGTTGAATTGGTGGACGCCAATGGCACTGTCCACGCCGAAATCGACAAGGTGATCCACATCAGCAAGAAACCGGAATCCTGA
- a CDS encoding D-alanine--D-alanine ligase translates to MSQPRLSIGLLFGGESPEHEVSIVTARSIAQHLDPARFEVRPCGIARNGVWVLKGDPFARLAANEIPKRSSHPFLPLEKGAEDTPLPDLFFNALHGAGGEDGQIQGYLELLHRPYTGAGLLAMAAGMDKWITKRLWESDGLPVVPYVGLTEERWKREREVCLSESLAFGLPLFIKPVNLGSSIGVEKVKRAEDLPAALDRAFTYDRRVLVEQGLDVREIEVAVLGGDQPFVSNPGEVLVADEFYTFEDKYIAGRSSTRIPAEIPEELSDLIRKLAGRAFGVSDGYGMARVDFFLERLTGRVFLNELNFIPGFTSISMYPKMMAASGIPYGDLLTRLIDLALARHAQMKAKDKGFKSGTSWYA, encoded by the coding sequence ATGTCCCAGCCACGCCTTTCCATCGGCCTGCTCTTCGGCGGCGAAAGCCCCGAGCACGAGGTTTCCATCGTTACGGCGCGGAGCATCGCGCAGCATCTGGATCCGGCGCGCTTCGAGGTGAGGCCCTGCGGCATCGCCCGCAATGGGGTGTGGGTGCTGAAGGGCGATCCCTTTGCGCGGCTGGCGGCGAACGAAATTCCCAAGCGCAGCAGCCATCCTTTCCTGCCCTTGGAAAAGGGCGCCGAAGACACGCCCCTGCCGGACCTTTTTTTCAATGCGCTGCATGGCGCCGGCGGCGAGGACGGCCAGATCCAGGGCTACCTGGAGCTGCTGCACCGGCCCTACACCGGGGCGGGCCTGCTGGCCATGGCGGCGGGCATGGATAAATGGATCACCAAGCGGCTGTGGGAATCCGACGGCCTGCCGGTGGTGCCCTACGTGGGCCTGACCGAGGAACGCTGGAAGCGGGAGCGCGAGGTCTGCCTTTCGGAATCCCTGGCCTTCGGACTGCCCCTCTTCATCAAGCCCGTGAATCTCGGCAGCAGCATCGGCGTCGAGAAAGTGAAACGGGCGGAGGACCTTCCGGCGGCGCTGGACCGGGCCTTCACCTATGACCGCCGGGTGCTGGTGGAGCAGGGCCTGGACGTGCGGGAAATCGAAGTGGCGGTGCTGGGCGGCGACCAGCCCTTCGTGTCCAATCCCGGCGAGGTGCTGGTGGCCGACGAGTTCTACACCTTCGAGGACAAGTACATCGCGGGCCGCAGCAGCACCAGGATCCCCGCGGAGATCCCCGAGGAACTGAGCGACCTCATCCGCAAGCTCGCGGGCCGCGCCTTCGGCGTGTCCGACGGCTACGGCATGGCCCGGGTGGACTTCTTCCTGGAGCGCCTGACGGGCCGGGTGTTCCTCAACGAGCTGAATTTCATCCCTGGCTTCACGAGCATTTCCATGTATCCCAAGATGATGGCCGCCAGCGGCATCCCTTACGGGGATCTGCTCACGCGCCTCATCGACCTGGCCCTGGCCCGCCACGCGCAGATGAAAGCCAAGGACAAGGGATTCAAGAGCGGGACAAGCTGGTACGCATGA
- a CDS encoding CoA transferase — MPKPLEKFRIIDLSRILAGPFAAQLLADLGADVHKLEPPEGDATRGWGPPFDGGESAYFRCCNRGKTTEIIDLHTDDGKARLFELLKDADVLVENFLPDSADRLGLGWKALHAKFPKLVLASIRGFASDVTNSRRPGYDFILQAESGWMSITGEEGGRPMKVGVALVDVLASLYCANGIQAALLHRERTGEAMHMEVPLMEAALAGLVNVGAGTLMTGQAPKRYGNAHPQIVPYQTFPCRDGEVAIGVGGDRQFEVLALMLELDLDRHPGWRKNRGRVEDRARLIEAISAALASRSVDEVLAFCEQDAIPASRVRTVDDALFKQAGHLHQLIQPLFDEDTNMMVPTLASPILLNGQRACASLPPPRWKP; from the coding sequence ATGCCCAAACCGCTTGAAAAATTCCGCATCATCGACCTGTCCCGCATATTGGCCGGGCCCTTTGCCGCGCAGTTGCTGGCCGACCTCGGAGCGGACGTGCACAAGCTGGAACCGCCGGAAGGCGATGCCACCCGCGGATGGGGCCCGCCTTTCGATGGCGGCGAGAGCGCTTATTTCCGCTGCTGCAACCGCGGCAAGACCACGGAGATCATCGACCTCCATACGGATGATGGCAAGGCGCGGCTCTTCGAGCTGCTCAAGGATGCGGACGTGCTGGTGGAAAACTTCCTGCCGGATTCGGCGGACCGGCTTGGACTCGGGTGGAAGGCGCTGCACGCGAAATTCCCCAAGCTGGTCCTCGCCAGCATCCGCGGATTTGCGAGCGATGTCACCAATTCCCGCCGCCCGGGCTACGATTTCATCCTCCAGGCCGAAAGCGGGTGGATGAGCATCACGGGCGAGGAAGGCGGCCGCCCCATGAAGGTCGGCGTGGCGCTCGTGGACGTGCTGGCGTCGCTTTACTGCGCCAACGGGATCCAGGCGGCGCTGCTCCATCGGGAGCGCACCGGAGAAGCGATGCACATGGAAGTCCCCCTGATGGAAGCCGCCCTCGCAGGCCTGGTGAACGTCGGCGCAGGCACGCTGATGACAGGCCAGGCCCCGAAACGCTATGGCAACGCCCACCCGCAGATCGTGCCCTACCAGACCTTTCCCTGCCGCGACGGGGAGGTGGCCATCGGCGTGGGCGGAGACCGTCAATTCGAAGTGCTCGCCCTCATGCTGGAACTGGATCTCGACCGCCATCCGGGCTGGCGCAAGAACCGCGGTCGGGTGGAGGACCGCGCCAGGCTCATCGAAGCCATCAGCGCCGCCCTCGCCTCGCGCAGCGTGGATGAGGTGCTCGCATTCTGCGAACAGGACGCCATCCCCGCCAGCCGGGTGCGCACGGTCGACGACGCACTGTTCAAGCAGGCCGGCCACCTGCATCAGCTCATCCAGCCCCTGTTCGACGAGGACACCAACATGATGGTGCCCACCCTCGCCAGCCCCATCCTGCTCAATGGCCAGCGGGCCTGCGCCTCGCTGCCGCCGCCGCGGTGGAAGCCGTGA
- the lepB gene encoding signal peptidase I → MEADGTKDLRTLPAGVARGVIRDNLELACFGVAMILFFKTFVGQQFVIPSASMRNTMMIGDHLLANKFIFATPQWGWEAKLFPMRKVDRGDIIVFRYPMDRNMDYVKRCVALPGDKLEIRRKHLYVNGKLVTGEFEHHILNPGKGPVEGPWPEGADMGLKDPDPSPGIWPFLDPEIAKADMQGHAETYGFSDNLGPVTVPPGCIFGLGDNRDRSADSRFWGFIPQEQLRGRPFIVWWSFREGGSDDTRAKEPAGPGDVVMNFMDGTRHFFTWTRWERTGTIPR, encoded by the coding sequence ATGGAGGCGGACGGAACCAAAGATCTGCGCACGCTGCCTGCAGGCGTAGCCAGGGGCGTGATCCGGGACAATCTGGAATTGGCCTGCTTTGGCGTGGCCATGATCCTTTTTTTCAAGACTTTCGTGGGGCAGCAGTTCGTGATTCCATCGGCTTCCATGCGGAACACGATGATGATCGGGGACCATCTTCTGGCCAACAAATTCATCTTCGCCACGCCGCAGTGGGGCTGGGAAGCCAAGCTTTTCCCCATGCGGAAGGTGGACCGCGGCGACATTATCGTGTTCCGCTACCCCATGGACCGGAACATGGATTACGTGAAACGCTGCGTCGCCCTGCCTGGCGATAAACTGGAAATTCGCCGCAAACACCTGTACGTGAATGGCAAGCTCGTCACCGGCGAGTTCGAGCATCACATTCTGAACCCAGGTAAAGGCCCTGTGGAAGGTCCTTGGCCGGAGGGTGCGGACATGGGTCTTAAGGACCCTGATCCCTCCCCTGGAATTTGGCCTTTTCTGGATCCTGAGATCGCCAAAGCAGACATGCAGGGACACGCGGAGACGTATGGTTTCAGTGACAACTTGGGCCCCGTCACCGTACCTCCCGGCTGCATCTTCGGCCTGGGCGACAACCGCGACCGGTCAGCTGACAGCCGCTTTTGGGGCTTCATTCCCCAAGAGCAGCTGCGAGGCCGGCCTTTCATCGTGTGGTGGAGCTTTCGCGAAGGTGGCAGTGATGATACGAGGGCCAAAGAACCCGCTGGTCCGGGGGATGTGGTGATGAATTTCATGGACGGAACCCGCCATTTCTTCACGTGGACCCGGTGGGAACGCACCGGCACCATTCCGCGCTGA
- a CDS encoding helix-hairpin-helix domain-containing protein → MESVLDRIAHELKLPRAGVASVIALLDEGNTVPFIARYRKEAHGSLDDEAIHAIEDRASYYKDLMERRAAVLKSIEDQGKLTDELKAKINAAWVKAELEDLYLPFKPKKKTKASVARERGLEPLLDALLADTSGADPLLLAAPFVKEGEEGLNAPSECVEGAGHILAERVAEDAGNRAWLRQVFHDTGVLVSLIRDEKKEGKEALRFRPYFDFKEAIKKIPSHRLLALRRGEKEEILHVKLAVDRENLVSQLLVRIPCDPASGYLRFLRDVAQDAFDRLLAPSIEVDVRIEAKKKADAEAIKVFQNNLDHLMLAPPAGQVCTLGVDPGIRTGCKLAVINRLGAFMETATIYPLEPKRDIDGSRAILEQIATKYPLESIVVGNGTGGREVELFLKEWLRDSDRAYITCVAVSEAGASVYSASPVAREEFPELDVTVRGAISIARRFQDPLAELVKVEPKSIGVGQYQHDVNQTALKKGLDDVVESCVNRVGVDLNSASYRLLSYVAGIGETLAKNIVQHRFEHGAFKRREQLLEVSRFGEKAFQQAAGFLRIREGDNPLDSSAVHPESYAIVERICAAVNQTVAELIGNEAVLNGLAAAQFTDERFGPETVRDILAELRKPGRDPRHKFEAIQFKEGVNKPADLEVGMELQGVITNVTDFGAFVDVGVHQDGLVHLSEMSHRFVKNPSEVVSVGQVVKVKVMALDHPAKRIALSMKAMLAPPEPAQKKPRPRPERAQRPAPPSLPPGERPAPQARREGTPKSERPPRPDRADRPGPESRPFRPEGPRGPRPEGGRGPRPEGQRDGSRPDRPRREHSKSDRPRPESRPERMLFEPPPEKAASSTEPASLSDLLAKFNRGHK, encoded by the coding sequence GTGGAGTCAGTGCTCGACCGAATCGCACACGAATTGAAGCTGCCCCGCGCGGGGGTCGCCTCAGTCATCGCGCTGCTGGACGAAGGCAACACCGTGCCGTTCATCGCCCGGTACCGCAAGGAAGCCCACGGGTCCCTGGACGACGAGGCCATCCACGCCATCGAGGACCGCGCGTCCTACTACAAGGATCTGATGGAGCGCCGCGCCGCGGTGCTCAAGTCCATCGAGGACCAGGGCAAACTCACCGACGAATTGAAGGCCAAGATCAACGCAGCCTGGGTCAAAGCGGAGCTGGAGGATCTCTACCTGCCCTTCAAGCCCAAGAAGAAAACGAAGGCTTCCGTCGCGCGGGAGCGGGGCCTGGAGCCCTTGCTCGACGCGCTGCTGGCCGACACCAGCGGCGCCGATCCCTTGTTGCTGGCCGCGCCCTTCGTGAAGGAAGGCGAAGAAGGCCTGAACGCTCCCAGCGAATGCGTGGAAGGCGCCGGCCATATCCTCGCGGAGCGCGTGGCCGAGGACGCGGGCAACCGCGCCTGGCTGCGCCAGGTCTTCCACGATACCGGCGTGCTGGTGAGCCTTATCCGCGATGAAAAAAAGGAGGGCAAGGAGGCCCTGCGCTTCAGGCCCTACTTCGATTTCAAGGAAGCCATCAAGAAAATCCCATCCCACCGGCTGCTGGCCCTGCGGCGCGGCGAGAAGGAAGAGATCCTGCACGTGAAACTCGCCGTGGACCGGGAGAACCTGGTGAGCCAGCTGCTGGTGCGTATCCCCTGCGATCCGGCTTCGGGCTACCTGCGGTTCCTGCGCGACGTGGCCCAGGATGCCTTCGACCGGCTGCTGGCGCCCTCCATCGAAGTGGATGTCCGCATCGAGGCCAAGAAGAAGGCCGATGCAGAGGCCATCAAGGTCTTCCAGAACAACCTCGATCATCTGATGCTGGCGCCGCCCGCGGGCCAGGTCTGCACGCTGGGCGTGGATCCGGGCATCCGCACGGGCTGCAAGCTGGCGGTGATCAACCGCCTTGGCGCGTTCATGGAGACGGCCACCATCTACCCGCTGGAACCCAAGCGCGATATTGATGGATCCAGGGCCATCCTCGAACAGATCGCCACCAAGTACCCGCTGGAATCCATCGTGGTGGGCAATGGCACCGGGGGCCGGGAAGTGGAGCTGTTCCTCAAGGAATGGCTGCGGGATTCGGATCGCGCCTACATCACCTGCGTGGCGGTGAGCGAGGCTGGAGCCTCGGTCTACAGCGCCAGCCCCGTGGCCCGGGAAGAATTCCCCGAACTGGACGTCACCGTCCGCGGCGCCATCAGCATCGCCCGGCGCTTCCAGGATCCCCTCGCGGAGCTGGTGAAGGTGGAGCCCAAGAGCATCGGCGTGGGCCAGTACCAGCATGATGTGAACCAGACGGCCCTGAAAAAGGGGCTCGATGACGTGGTGGAATCCTGCGTGAACCGCGTGGGCGTGGACCTGAATTCAGCATCGTATCGGCTGCTGAGCTACGTCGCGGGCATCGGCGAAACCCTCGCGAAGAACATCGTGCAGCACCGTTTCGAGCACGGGGCCTTCAAACGCCGCGAGCAATTGCTCGAAGTGAGCCGGTTCGGTGAAAAAGCCTTCCAGCAGGCGGCGGGTTTCCTGCGCATCCGCGAGGGAGACAACCCCCTGGACTCCAGCGCGGTGCACCCCGAAAGCTACGCCATCGTGGAGCGCATCTGCGCTGCCGTGAACCAGACCGTCGCGGAGCTCATCGGCAACGAGGCCGTGCTGAACGGCCTGGCCGCGGCGCAGTTCACCGACGAGCGGTTCGGTCCGGAAACCGTGCGGGACATCCTCGCGGAATTGCGGAAGCCCGGCCGCGACCCGCGCCACAAATTCGAAGCCATCCAGTTTAAGGAAGGCGTGAACAAGCCGGCGGATCTGGAAGTCGGCATGGAGCTTCAGGGCGTCATCACCAATGTGACGGATTTCGGAGCTTTCGTGGATGTGGGCGTCCATCAGGACGGCCTGGTCCACTTGAGCGAAATGAGCCATCGCTTCGTGAAGAACCCTTCGGAAGTTGTCAGCGTCGGCCAGGTGGTGAAGGTCAAGGTCATGGCCCTGGACCATCCCGCCAAGCGCATCGCGCTTTCCATGAAGGCCATGCTGGCGCCGCCCGAGCCGGCGCAGAAAAAACCCCGCCCGAGGCCCGAGCGGGCGCAACGGCCCGCACCGCCATCGCTGCCGCCGGGTGAAAGACCCGCCCCACAAGCCCGCCGCGAGGGCACGCCGAAATCCGAGCGCCCACCGCGCCCGGACCGCGCCGACCGGCCAGGCCCCGAATCCAGGCCTTTCAGGCCGGAAGGTCCGCGGGGCCCCCGTCCGGAAGGCGGCCGCGGGCCGCGCCCGGAAGGACAGCGGGATGGAAGCCGCCCCGACCGTCCCCGCCGGGAACATTCCAAAAGCGATCGTCCCAGGCCTGAGTCGAGGCCCGAACGCATGCTCTTCGAACCGCCGCCGGAGAAGGCGGCAAGTTCCACCGAGCCCGCGAGCCTTTCGGATCTGCTGGCGAAATTCAACCGGGGACACAAGTGA